The Trichocoleus sp. FACHB-46 DNA window CCGTTGGGTCAGCAGTGGGGAAAAAGCCGAGTGACTTTAATCGGCGATGCTGCCCATCCCGTACAGCCTAGCTTAGGCCAAGGAGGTTGTATGGCCATCGAAGATGCTTTCGAGCTGGCTAAGCAGTTAAAGCAAGCAGGCGATCGCACTCAGATAGTATCCCTACTGCGAGAATTTGAAGCTAGCCGCAGCCACCGGGTTGCTCAAGTATTCACCTCCTCGCGACAAGTCAGCCAACTGGGGCAGACTGACTCCACAGTGGGTTGTTTCATGCGTAACTGGATTTATCAGCTGACTCCGACTTGGTTGGGAGATTTACAATTCAAGTGGCTCTTCGATTACCACCCTACTTGGGGTTAGCAAGATTGAGCGGATTCTGAAGAAGCTGCGGCAGCTCTATTCAGCCTGATCGCGACTTGATTATTGAGGTGTTGGAGTTTCCTGAGCAGGGGTAGAATCAGGTCTCGTTTGCCGCGCTAAATATTGGCTCAAGGCATAAGCCAAGTCACCTCGCGTGATTGGCTGGAGCGGATTAATGCGGTTCCTTTCCACATTGACAAAGCCTTCATTCAGCGCCGTTGCCATTGCCTTACGTGCCCACGCAGGAATGTTTTGGGAGTCAGGATAGCGAGCCAAAATCGCTTCTACGGTCGCATCTGGGAACTGATACACGCCATAGGCTTGAGCAAAAATTGCCAGGGCTTCGGCTCTAGTTATTTTCTGGTTGGGATAGAACAAACGACCGCGATAGCCTGTCATGGTCTTTGTTTTCAGCACCGTTTGGATGTCTTTATAGCCCCAGTAGTTAGGCGATACATCATCTACGGGCACTGGCTCACCTTGCTTAGCCGCCGCTCGCTGATTCAACTGAAACGTTTTGACTAAGATAGAAGCCAACTCGGCGCGACTGAGCAAATCAGTTCCACGAAAATCCCCGTTACTATCTTTTGTCATCAAGCCAGCCGCAACCACCGCTGCGATCGGATCAGCGACAGGGGCGATCACTTCTACAGGTTCACCCAAGGGTGGTGTCTCAGGTACAGATTGCGCTTGCACTACCAATTGCAAGCCTTGTAGCAATACCACTAAAGAAATGGCGCTGAGTAAGCGGTGCATCTCTTACATCCCTCCTGACTATGCCAACTCTACAAATTGCCGATCGCTTAAACCCGGTAGAGCTTTTGAATTCAAACCTCTCGCCAGAGTTTTCGGATTCGGCTTAACGAACGTGCTAGAGATTGCGTCGTTCAGTCGGGTCAACTTAGTTGATGACCCCGATACCCAAGTTGACGAGGCAATTGATTTTATGTTTCAGCAAATTTACTCATCAGCCTCGATTAGCGAGCGCTTTGGTTTAGTTTGAGTCAGCGATCGCCGCCAACACCGCTTTGGGAGCCAATTTATCCTTAAACCAAATAATTTTTGCAGGTGTATCTTGTACCTTTACGCCTGCTTTTTCCAGGTTTAAGCGCTCGGAAATCGCCAAAATTAAGTTGTCGCAACCCGATTGGCGCACTTGGGAGAATTTCTTGCGGAGATATTCTGGTCGCCAATAACCCACGATTTCGAGCAGAAACGTCCGACCGTCAGGATGTACCAAGCGAAAGTCGGGAATCATCACACTGCCCGGAATCGGGATTAGATCGACTTCTCGTTCCAATTTCCACTCAGATTTCAAAGAATCCCAGCGATCGGCAAAGGAAGCTTCCAACATGCTGTCGTAGGGCTTGCCGGGAGGATAATGAGTCACCAATCCGCAGTCGTCTTTGAGGCTGAAGTGGCGCAATTTGGGTTCATTCGTGTAAAAGTCACGGGTTTGCAAGGTGGCTTTCAGGTTCCACTTCGTTACATGCAGCATGGCTGGAATGAGTTTAGCGATATCCAAGCCGTAGCGGGTACTGACTTTGAACAAACTTGCAGGCCCATCAATCGTGATCGTAAAGCCATGATCCGCATCACCTTCAATGTAGGTCATCAGTTGAAACAGCTTCAGGTAGCGAAATAGCAGCTTGTATTCACCCGGATCGTTGCGATGTACATTCAAGATAATATGGCTGGCTTTGTAGAATACACCTTGCACTTGTGACAAGTTGTAGCGATGCAGCAACGCTTCTGGCGTAGGTTCTTCAAATTGGGTGAGGATGCGGTTCTCTGCCAAGTCGGCATACAAGCCCGCGCGGATTTGGTCTGGGAAGACTTCTCGCTCTAGTTCTTTGCTCAACGAATCTGCCAACCGATTCAATGTTTGAGGAGTCGCCTGCGGACTAGGCAGCGTATTCGCAGCAAAGGCAAAAACTCGTTCTCGCAACTGCTGCGGTTCTAGAGGGCTGATGATCTCAAAGGTACACATGGCACTCTTGAGCAAATGCGCCAAACCCCGCTTCATCCGGTAATCGGGGGTGTCTCCTTCGAGTTCTTGCAGTTGCCGATTCAGTTTTCCCTGCGTCTGCCCAACAACATCTCGAAAAAGAGAAATTAGCTCAGAGGCGATCGCTACATTTGTCGCCTCAAGTTTCAGGCGTTTCGGGATGATCTCCTCCCCACTGTAACGGTGAATCAGCAGCTCGGTGGGTAACATGGGCGCTTATCTCGTAAGGGCTAGAGGTAGGATTCGAGGGGACAATTTCTAATTGTCGGGGTTGCTGTGCAGGTTTGGGCTTGAATTTCGCAGTAGTCGGGGCAGTAGTAGAACGACGGCGATCGGAGGTATTTTCTTCGCTGGTTTGCTCTGCCACCACTTCATACAGCATGGCTAATTTCTCGCCTTCTTTGCTGCGCCGGAGTACACGTCCTAAGCGCTGAATGAATTCTCGCTGTGAGCCAGTACCAGAGAGAATGACCGCGACACTAGCTTCTGGCACATCTACGCCTTCGTTGAGTACGTGAGATGTCACCAGAGTTTTGTAAGTACCGTTGCGAAAGCGGTCTAGAATTTCGTGGCGTTCTTTCACCGGAGTTTGGTGAGTCAGCGCCGGAATTAAGAAGTTTTGCGAGATCCGATAAACCGTCGCATTGTCGTTGGTAAAAATCAGAATACGTTCCGGGTAGTGCTGCGACAACAGATCGGCTAAGACTCGGAGCTTTCCTTCTGTGCCTAAGGCGATCTCCTTCGACTCTCGATGGGCTAACATCGCTCTTCGCCCTGCCTGCGATCGCGCACTCGCCTGCACAAACCGCTGCCATCCCTGCATACTTCCCAAACGGATATTCACATCCTGCAAAAACTGATTGCGAGTTTTGATCAACTCATCGTAGCGATCGCGCTCTTGGGCCGAGAGTTTCACCTTAATCTGCACCACTTCATGATTCGCCAGTGCCGTTCCCGACAGCTCTTCAGGCGTGCGGCGGTAGACTTCTGGCCCTACTAGAGTTTCTAAGTCGGTATGTCTACCATCGGCGCGTTCTGGAGTAGCCGTGAGTCCCAAACGGTAAGGGGCGATCGCGAACTCAGCAATCACCCGGTTGAAGTCACTGGGTAAGTGATGACATTCATCAAAAATCAGCAACGCATACTGGTTGCCCAAGGATTCTGCATTGATCGCGGCGCTGTCGTAAGTCGAGACAAGAATGGGGGTGCGATCGCGGGAGCCTCCCCCTAGCAAACCAATCTCTACATCTGGAAAGGCAGCCATCAGGTGCGCGTACCACTGATGCATCAAATCTAAAGTGGGCACCACAATCAGCGTGTGGCGAGGTGTCGCTTGCATCGCCATTTGCGCTAAGTACGTCTTCCCCGCTGCCGTGGGCAGAACCACCACGCCTTGTCGTCCCGCTTCTATCCAGGCCGCTAGCGCCTCGCTTTGGTGAGGATAGGGTTGCATCTCCACACTCGCCACCAAAGGCAATGGCGCAAAAATCCGCGCTTGGTCTTCAAAAGCGGTGCCGTCCGCTTGCAGCGCTTCGACTAGCTCTCGGTAATGAATTGCAGGAATTCGGAAGCGTTCTACCCGGTCGTCCCAGGTGGCAAACTCAATCCACGCTTTACCTTTCGGTGGTGGATGCAGAATCAATGTACCCCGATCAAATGAGAGCGTAGGAGTGCGAGCCATCAGTCCCTAGCAGTTGTTCCCTTCCGCTCATTCTATAGGTTTAGTGAGATTCGGGCGATCGCTGTTGTGGGGAGGAACAGGCGTATTGAAATTTCTCCACAGAACCAAAGGAATGCTAAGCGACCCTAAAACAGCCACAGCAATCGTCATCACCCAAACAAGCCATCGACTGGGACGATAATCTCCTCGCTCGATTTGCCAAAACACCTGGTTGTAGTGCCAACCCGCGATCAAGATGGTGGCAATTCCCAGAATCACCAAACTCAATCCTAAGTTTGACGAGTTCAAAAACGGATGCACTCGCGCGCTCTGTTGCGTCAAAGTGATTTGCAGTTGCTGCAAAAATAGCCCGAAACGAGCGATCGCAAAGCCAAAGCCAATCAGCGCAATCGAGGTTCGTAGCCAAGCCAGAAAAGTCCGCTCATTGGCTTGGTGTTCGCGTTGGCGATCGACTGTTGGTTTTTGAGTCATGACTTTACCTAAGCGGGAGCTGTTCTAGGAGAAGAGTTGCTGAAAATCCTAAAAGCTTAATTCAATATTCCATGCTAGGGTGAAGGTAGTGAAGACTATTTTTTACTATCTAATTAACTCTATCAGCATCTCTAAATCTGAATTTCTACACAATCTGATCTAGGGATTTCCTACAACATGGATTCAATGTAAGCCGTCTATCTTGCGGTGTTGTAGAGATTAAAATAGACTTTCTGAAATCGAGATATTCAGGTGCTGAAGCACTTGGCATTTGAGGAATTACTTAAAAATCAATAAAACTGTAGCTCTAGTTAAATGCTGATTATTCGTATTAGCTTGAGTAAAAAATTGTCATTGAATTAAGCGCTATGGCTTAGGTTCAATCAGCATTCAATCTAATAATAAAAACTGGGGATAAACAAGATGGATACTCAAGAATTTTTGCAGCAATATGCAGCAGGAGAACGCAACTTTAGCAGGGTTAACCTAGTGCATGTGTGCTTAACAAATGCCAAGTTGGTTGGGGCGCATTTAACTGGAGCGCACTTGGTTGGCGCAGACTTACGAGGCGTGGATTTGACCAATGCCCACTTGGAGCAAGCAAAACTGAATCAGGCTTGCTTGGCCGATGCGGAAATGATCGAGGTCTGTCTGATTAGCGCCGAAATGGTTGGAGCTGACCTCAGCGGAGCCGATTTAACCAAAGCCAATTTAAGCGGTGCTGACCTGCGGGGAGTCAAGCTGGGAGGAGCTGACTTAAAGGGCGCTAACTTAAGTAAGACAGACCTCCGGGGAGCCGATCTTAGGGGGGCAGACCTGAGTGGTGCAGATTTACAGGAAGCCCAACTAGAGGGGGCCGACCTAGATGGAGCGTACCTAGAATCAGCAGACTTACGGGGAGCCGCGATCGCAGGTACAACTCTAAAAGGCACAGGATTGGCTAGCACCCGCATGCCCGATGGCAGCGTTCATGCCTAAGGGAAGGCTTTTAGCAAACGCATCATAGCCTGACCAAAGTAGGTTGGGCTTCCGGTACCACAGGAGTGATCGTGGGGTCGTAGCCCAACTGCTCAGTAATGCGTTGTCTCGCTAAAGCCCGATATTCCCAAAAATGCTCCCCAGCGGCGCATAAGCCCAGATACATTGCCAGAGTTTGGGGCTTGTTTCGTGCGATCGCCCATAACTGTCGCCAAAACTGCCCGCGAATTTCGGGTCGTCGTATTCCTTGGTGCCAGATTAACTGACTTACCAGCCTTAATCCTCTACCCGGCGTAAACTGCATCATCTGCTTGCGGCCTGAGGGAGGCGTAATGTTGAGGCATTGCTGAAAAGACCGCCTCAAGTAGTTAGTCGGTTCATACAAGGTCCAAAAACCTTCTACATACTCTTTGGCAATCTCCGCGATTGGTCGAGTGGGAACGAAATTCATTAAAGTATTCTGGTCGCCGACATCCGTCACGCCCGTACCTGCGACCAAACGTTGCTCTTGTTGCAGCCGATTCCAGAGGGCCGTGTTGGGCAGCGCTTGCAGAATCCCCAGCATGGGTTGAGGGATATTGGTTTGTTCTACAAAGGCTTGAATTCGTTCTCCCGCGCCTGTGCGCTCTCCGTCAAAACCCAGAATAAAGCCAGCATAGATCAGCATCCCTGCGTCATTGATTTTGCGGCAAGCCTCGATCAGCGGGTTACGAGTATTCTGCATCTTGCGCGTTACCTGGAGACTGTCTTGATCCGGCGTTTCAATGCCGAGGAAGACTGCGTAGAATCCCGCTTCTCCCATCATCTGTAGCAGCTCGTCATCTTCTGCCAGATTGACGGACGCTTCAGTCATAAAGGTGAAGGGATAGTTGTGTTCCTGCATCCAGGGAATCAACTCTCGTAAAAAGCGTTTGACGTTGCGCTGATTGCCAATAAAGTTGTCATCCACAATAAAAAGCGAGCCTCGCCAACCTAGGTCGTACAGCGCTTGCAACTCGGCTAAAGCTTGCTGAGGTTCTTTGGTGCGGGGTTTACGACCGTAGAGCGTGATGATGTCACAAAACTCGCAATTAAAGGGGCACCCCCGCGAAAACTGGATCGCCATCATGAAATAGGCATCTAGTTGCAGCAAATCAAAGCGGGGCGGCGGGCTTAAGCTAACATCTGGTTTTTCGAGAGAACGAAAGATACCTTGAGATTCCCCTTGGGCGATCGCCGTCAAAAACTGCGGCACCGTCATCTCTCCTTCATCCAGGATCAGATAATGTGCTCCGGAGTCTAGGGCATCTTGTGGCACTGATGTAGGGTAAGGCCCGCCCACAGCTACTTTCTTGCCCAATTGCACTGCTTTTTGAATCAGGGCGTGGAAGTCTGGTTTTTGCACCAGCATGGCGGAGAGAATAACTATGTCACACCATTCCCAGTCCGCCTCGGTTTCAACTTTGACGTTGCGATCGTAAAACCGAATATCCCAATCTTGAGGTAAAAGCGCTGCAACTGTAATAATTCCTAAGGGGGGAATAGCCGCTTTGAGTCCAGCTATTTCCATAAAGCGATCGTACGACCAAAAAGACTGAGGAAACCGAGGATAGAGCAGTAATGCTTTCATAGAGTCCTTGGCGTAGCTTTAAACTTAACCTTGGCAGGAGAAAATACCCCTCACATCTCGCAGAAGGCAGATCTTCAAAGGCCAGATCACTGTCGCCGCTGTAACAGAGATTGTGTAGGGCTATGAGTTGCTTGAGGTTGCTAAGCTATGACGTCCTTCCAGCAGGGCACTCACTGCATTAACCACAACCTGAGCAGACCCTGCAAAGAATTTCTGGTCAATCTTGTCTGGGGTATCACTGGGCTGATGGTAGTGAGGCGTGCGAAAATTTGCTGTATCTGTAATTACTACTGCACCAATCCCTTTTTGCCAAAACGGAGCGTGATCGCTGCGGAGCAAATCTGGAGTCAACAAACCTCGCAGTGGAATCGGCAAAGTAATCACCGCGGGTTGTCCAGGTTTTGCAGGCTGATGGAAAGCTTCTAGGAGTGGTAAATGTTCTTGATCGCCGATCGCTGCTAAAAAATCTCCTTGGCTCGTCTTCGGTTGGAAAGGTAAACCAACTGGATACTTTTGACATCCCGGCTCGTAGCAGGCATATCCCAGCATTTCCGGGATAATCACGCCTTGCAAATCTTGTGGCAGGTTGGCATCGGAGGTAAAGGCAAAGCTGCCTAGCAAACCCCGCTCTTCTTGGTCAAAAAAAGTAATTCTTAAGGTGCGGGGAGTCGATCGCGAACCGAGTAGCTGAGCTACCTCCAGCGTGGTTGCGACTCCGGTCGCATTATCATCAGCTCCAGGAGACCCCACCACCGTATCAAAGTGAGCGGCCACGAGAATGCTGCCTGCTTGTGGGTCAGTCCCCGCTCGCTCAGCCACCACATTCACCCCACTACTAAACACTTGCAGGTAAGGTTGCCAGCCTGCTTGCTCCAAAGCTTTCAGAATATATTCTCTCGCTTGCAGGCGATCGCTCTCACTGTGCCGCTCAAAGGCCAAAGCCTGCACATGGGCAAACAGCCGCTTGGAATCGACCGTAGGAGCATTAACTTGGGAAATTGAAGGAGCGGCGCTAGAGTCGGGCGCTGACGGTGAAAATTGGGACAACTGCTCAGATAGGGCTGTATCCTTGCGGAAGTGATTCACAGCTAGATAAGCAGGCGATCGCCCAAGCCAGTTTTGCCCTGCCACTATCCCCAGCAGCACTGTCAACAAAAAGAGCGCAACCAAAATCCATTGCCGCTTCCGCATAATTCGCCTGCCGCGATCGCAACTTGGTGATCCTAGCTCGTTTGCCATCCTGGTTGCAGGCAGTCTTTGCAGTCAAGATAGAACTAGAAGCCGCAATAGAAGTCGAGATCTATCAGCTTCTCAGATTACTGCTCCTGTTTTAGGAGAACGACTATGCTCCCCAGATTAGCAATTTCATTCACTAGCACATTGGCAATTTTAGCCATCGTTATAGCTAGCATTGCTCCCGCGATCGCTAGAGAAGAAGTCCCCATCAATAGCATCATCATTAGCGGTGTAGATGGCAGTGGCACCGCCTTTGCCAGTCTCTCAGTGCCCGATCGTGGCAATGACCGAGCCTTCTCCGATAGCGAACTGAGTCTTTATGACCTCCACATCGCCAAGATGTATGAAGTCACCGATGCTTTATGTCAACGTCGGTTCACTTTTCCTTTTAACCAGCCGATTCAAGTTTTTCAATGGTCTTATTCAGCCAATAGCATCCCCATTGGTCAATTGCAGATTAGCTGCCGTGAAGCTGAAGATGTTGCCAACACCTATGGACGAGCCTTTTTGTCAGAATCCACCGTGATCCGCCGACCTCTAAGCGCGGACTCATCGCCCAGTGCCGAGATTCTCCAAATCCCCACCCTGAATCTCGCAGGATACCAAGTGCCCCTATGGAAAAGCTATACCCGTCGCCTACGGCTTAGCGGCAACTATTAGCGTTAAGTTAAGGCGCAGCCTCAGCCTGTTTTCGCTTGGTGTAGTCGAAGTTGCGCTGATACTCCCGCAACTTCGTTTGAGCCGTTTCGTAGTTGGCGCTATCAGGTGAAACTTCTTCTAGGAGCAGAATCGCTTGGTTCCACTGACTCGCCACAGCAGACCAATCTTCCTGAGTTTCGGCTGACTGCCCCAAAGTTGAGGCTTGTGTGGCTCGATTGATCGCTTGCCGAAATGGATCATTGGCATCTACTGGCTTAGTAGATTGAGTTAGAGCCGTTTTCGGGGATGCAGTCGGCGTTGTCGCTGGCAGCTCAGGAGATGTTGCTGGATCGGAAAGCGAAGGTGCGGTGACAGGTTCAGGCTGCGGAAGTTGCCGCTGTTGATAAGCATCAATACCAAACCAGGTACCAGCAACAATTGCAATTCCAGAAAGCACCGCCATTGTGATTTTGAAGATGCTGTAAGGGCGATCGCCTAACACCTCTCCTGTTTGGGCATTCACCATCACCTGATACTGCTTATTGTTGAAGCGGTAAGCCGAAAGCCACACAGGTAAAAGAATGTGCTTAAAGGTAATGGCACTATAGGCCGTGGAAACAGAATGCACTCGCTGCTCATCTCCTCCAATATTGCAGCATACATCCGAGTGAATCACTGGAGCCATCTTGCCTTTGGCGGTTTCAAATCCTTCTTGCAAAGTGACTTGATACCGTTGAGCCTTAAACCCTGCCAAAAACGAAGGATTATAAGGAGCTAACCGAGACAAATCCCAAGGCTCCAACTCTTCTAGGCGCTCAATATTTGCAGACTGTGAAGCTGCTACCAACACATCATCAAAGAAGCGATCGACTCGACCAGATACAGAATTCCAGCGAGTATGCCGCACTTGGCGCGTCTTAGTAACCGTTTTGCCCTCAGAATCAGTTTCTTGATAGGTTTCTGTCACATAGTAATAAGTCCCCCGCTCCCCTTGGTAATGGCTCACCGTGAAAGAATCGTAGGTCCAAAAGGGCAAATACATCCCTTGCAACCCTTCGTGTTGCGCCATTTTTTTCAGACCATTGGGTGCAAACCAAAGCTTGCCTAACCAGTGGTGAATTTTTTCACGAGCGGCTTTTTGCCCCACACTAAACGGCAACACGGCCTCTGGGGTAATAAGGGGATCTGCTGACTTGGGCTGAGCCACAATACTGGTGGCGCAGAAGGGACATAGCCCAGCCACATCGGGTGGCTCAAACTCAATTTGCGCCCGACAGCCCGGACAAACCACTTCCAGCGCCGTCGTTGAGAGCGCCGCCATTTTCGTCCGACCTGTATTGAGATATTCCTCATACGATCGCTCCACCACTTGCTCTGCACTCTGAGGAATAAGTTCCTCTCGACCGCAGTAAGGACATTTCAGTTGACCTGCTTGAGGGTTGAACTGCAAACTTGCCCCACAACCAGGGCAAGGAAATTGTTTAATCAGGGGTTGAGTAGCGGTCATGGGGGTTCGTTTAGCTCACCGGAGGCGCAGGTGGGATCGAAGCCAGAACTGTGGCTAGCTCAGGCACTTCTGCTGCCAACTTCCAACTTTCCATCCCCGATCGCCATACGTGAGTTTGAGTCGTTAAGCCATTTTGAGGTAGTTGCTCTGGCGTAAATGGCCCCAGATTCTGGCCACCCCGCGAAACAAACCACTGAATTTGGACAGGTGGTGGAGGGGGTGTTGTAAGCGCAGCGGGAGGTGCTACAGGTGCAGGCGGTGCCGCTTGTCCACCTTGAAGATTAGAGATGAGCTGCTGCCCCATCGCCAAACCCACGCCAAAATCCAGTGCTTGATTGCCGCCCCCTGGATTGTTAGCCGAGGCCTCAACCGCGTTAGCTGCTTGGAACTGAGCATATTGCTGCATGTTGCCTAAAATACCCATCGAAGCCCGTTTATCCAGGGCAGTCTCGACTTCAGGGGGTAGCGAGACGTTCTCAATTAGTAACTGAGTGAGTTCTAGCCCAAATTGCTGCACCTCTGGCTGCATCCCAGCCCGGATGGTTTCGCCCATCTCCCCGTAGCGAGAAGCAAAATCAAACAAGGCAATGTTGCCTCGGCCAAACCAGGTGGCAAAGGCCGTGATGATCATGTTGCGGATTTGATCGCTGACTTCATCCACCTGAAACAGGCCATCTGTACTTACGAGCTGGCGAATCAGTTGAGCCGGGTCTGCCACTCGGATGTTGTAGCTGCCAAAGGCCCGCAGACGAACTGGACCTAATTCTGGATCGCGAATCGTAATGGCGTTGGGTGTGCCCCACTTCAAATTGGTGAAAATCTTGGTGTTGAAAAAGTAAACTTCTGCCTTGAAGGGAGAGTTAAACCCGTACTTCCAGCCGCGTAGGGTGCTGAGAACAGGTAAATTTTGTGTCGTTAATTCGTAAAGGCCAGGGCTGAAGGTATCCGCAATTTGGCCTTCGTTGACAAATACAGCCTTCTGCCCAGGTCGTACCGTCAGCTTAGCCCCCATCTTAATTTCGTTGTTGTGGCGCTGAAACCGATAGGCGATCGTATCGTTGCTTTGATCGAGCCACTCAACGATATCGACAAATTCGCCTTTAATCTTGTCAAAAATGCCCACTCGGTTTTCTCCTAGATTTACCTGAGCTAGTCCTTGGACTCGTAATCGTTTGGTTGTGCTACTAGATACCTATCTACTTAGTGCCCATTTAGTAGGCAGAGTCATCATTTGAATTCAAAAATCTTGGATAAAGTTCCAGAAAAAGCCATTTAGCTACACAAACCTTGACGAGCTGAGCTGAAATCAGTAACTTTCAGGAAAACTTTATGAATTTTGACGAAAACGGGCAAACTGAACTAGGGGAAATTCGGGAGCTATGCTACCTAGAATTCGCCTCTCGTGAGTCGCGTCCCTGCATAGAACCGTGAGGTGGAGCCATGAAAATCATGCACAGAGCAATCACAATTTTGGGAGCCCTTGTTCTTTTGGGTGGACTAAGCCCGGTGGGACTGGCCCAATCGGAAAAAACCAAGCAGCCTAAGGCTCAAGATTTCTATCGCAGCGGAGCCCAGCAAGCCAAACAAGAAAATTACGATGCGGCTCTGAAAGAATTCGATCAGGCGATCGAGCTGAATCCGAATTATGGTTCCGCTTATGTGAATCGTGGCTACATTCGGTCTACGCTGGGCGATAAAGAAGGGGCACTCGCTGACTTCAACCAAGCGATCGAGCTGAATCCGAATGATCCGACGGCCTATGTGAACCGGGGCAACCTTTATTACCAAGGTGGCAACTCTCAAGCGGCCTTAGAAGACTTTAATCAAGCGGTTACACTCAAGTCTGACTATGCTGCTGCCTATCTCAACCGAGGGTTTGTACATTCTTCTCTAGGAGAGAGCCAAGCC harbors:
- a CDS encoding DEAD/DEAH box helicase yields the protein MARTPTLSFDRGTLILHPPPKGKAWIEFATWDDRVERFRIPAIHYRELVEALQADGTAFEDQARIFAPLPLVASVEMQPYPHQSEALAAWIEAGRQGVVVLPTAAGKTYLAQMAMQATPRHTLIVVPTLDLMHQWYAHLMAAFPDVEIGLLGGGSRDRTPILVSTYDSAAINAESLGNQYALLIFDECHHLPSDFNRVIAEFAIAPYRLGLTATPERADGRHTDLETLVGPEVYRRTPEELSGTALANHEVVQIKVKLSAQERDRYDELIKTRNQFLQDVNIRLGSMQGWQRFVQASARSQAGRRAMLAHRESKEIALGTEGKLRVLADLLSQHYPERILIFTNDNATVYRISQNFLIPALTHQTPVKERHEILDRFRNGTYKTLVTSHVLNEGVDVPEASVAVILSGTGSQREFIQRLGRVLRRSKEGEKLAMLYEVVAEQTSEENTSDRRRSTTAPTTAKFKPKPAQQPRQLEIVPSNPTSSPYEISAHVTHRAADSPLQWGGDHPETPET
- a CDS encoding S-layer homology domain-containing protein — encoded protein: MHRLLSAISLVVLLQGLQLVVQAQSVPETPPLGEPVEVIAPVADPIAAVVAAGLMTKDSNGDFRGTDLLSRAELASILVKTFQLNQRAAAKQGEPVPVDDVSPNYWGYKDIQTVLKTKTMTGYRGRLFYPNQKITRAEALAIFAQAYGVYQFPDATVEAILARYPDSQNIPAWARKAMATALNEGFVNVERNRINPLQPITRGDLAYALSQYLARQTRPDSTPAQETPTPQ
- a CDS encoding M28 family peptidase, producing the protein MANELGSPSCDRGRRIMRKRQWILVALFLLTVLLGIVAGQNWLGRSPAYLAVNHFRKDTALSEQLSQFSPSAPDSSAAPSISQVNAPTVDSKRLFAHVQALAFERHSESDRLQAREYILKALEQAGWQPYLQVFSSGVNVVAERAGTDPQAGSILVAAHFDTVVGSPGADDNATGVATTLEVAQLLGSRSTPRTLRITFFDQEERGLLGSFAFTSDANLPQDLQGVIIPEMLGYACYEPGCQKYPVGLPFQPKTSQGDFLAAIGDQEHLPLLEAFHQPAKPGQPAVITLPIPLRGLLTPDLLRSDHAPFWQKGIGAVVITDTANFRTPHYHQPSDTPDKIDQKFFAGSAQVVVNAVSALLEGRHSLATSSNS
- a CDS encoding DUF790 family protein; protein product: MLPTELLIHRYSGEEIIPKRLKLEATNVAIASELISLFRDVVGQTQGKLNRQLQELEGDTPDYRMKRGLAHLLKSAMCTFEIISPLEPQQLRERVFAFAANTLPSPQATPQTLNRLADSLSKELEREVFPDQIRAGLYADLAENRILTQFEEPTPEALLHRYNLSQVQGVFYKASHIILNVHRNDPGEYKLLFRYLKLFQLMTYIEGDADHGFTITIDGPASLFKVSTRYGLDIAKLIPAMLHVTKWNLKATLQTRDFYTNEPKLRHFSLKDDCGLVTHYPPGKPYDSMLEASFADRWDSLKSEWKLEREVDLIPIPGSVMIPDFRLVHPDGRTFLLEIVGYWRPEYLRKKFSQVRQSGCDNLILAISERLNLEKAGVKVQDTPAKIIWFKDKLAPKAVLAAIADSN
- a CDS encoding YidH family protein — its product is MTQKPTVDRQREHQANERTFLAWLRTSIALIGFGFAIARFGLFLQQLQITLTQQSARVHPFLNSSNLGLSLVILGIATILIAGWHYNQVFWQIERGDYRPSRWLVWVMTIAVAVLGSLSIPLVLWRNFNTPVPPHNSDRPNLTKPIE
- a CDS encoding B12-binding domain-containing radical SAM protein, which produces MKALLLYPRFPQSFWSYDRFMEIAGLKAAIPPLGIITVAALLPQDWDIRFYDRNVKVETEADWEWCDIVILSAMLVQKPDFHALIQKAVQLGKKVAVGGPYPTSVPQDALDSGAHYLILDEGEMTVPQFLTAIAQGESQGIFRSLEKPDVSLSPPPRFDLLQLDAYFMMAIQFSRGCPFNCEFCDIITLYGRKPRTKEPQQALAELQALYDLGWRGSLFIVDDNFIGNQRNVKRFLRELIPWMQEHNYPFTFMTEASVNLAEDDELLQMMGEAGFYAVFLGIETPDQDSLQVTRKMQNTRNPLIEACRKINDAGMLIYAGFILGFDGERTGAGERIQAFVEQTNIPQPMLGILQALPNTALWNRLQQEQRLVAGTGVTDVGDQNTLMNFVPTRPIAEIAKEYVEGFWTLYEPTNYLRRSFQQCLNITPPSGRKQMMQFTPGRGLRLVSQLIWHQGIRRPEIRGQFWRQLWAIARNKPQTLAMYLGLCAAGEHFWEYRALARQRITEQLGYDPTITPVVPEAQPTLVRL
- a CDS encoding SPFH domain-containing protein — translated: MGIFDKIKGEFVDIVEWLDQSNDTIAYRFQRHNNEIKMGAKLTVRPGQKAVFVNEGQIADTFSPGLYELTTQNLPVLSTLRGWKYGFNSPFKAEVYFFNTKIFTNLKWGTPNAITIRDPELGPVRLRAFGSYNIRVADPAQLIRQLVSTDGLFQVDEVSDQIRNMIITAFATWFGRGNIALFDFASRYGEMGETIRAGMQPEVQQFGLELTQLLIENVSLPPEVETALDKRASMGILGNMQQYAQFQAANAVEASANNPGGGNQALDFGVGLAMGQQLISNLQGGQAAPPAPVAPPAALTTPPPPPVQIQWFVSRGGQNLGPFTPEQLPQNGLTTQTHVWRSGMESWKLAAEVPELATVLASIPPAPPVS
- a CDS encoding pentapeptide repeat-containing protein gives rise to the protein MDTQEFLQQYAAGERNFSRVNLVHVCLTNAKLVGAHLTGAHLVGADLRGVDLTNAHLEQAKLNQACLADAEMIEVCLISAEMVGADLSGADLTKANLSGADLRGVKLGGADLKGANLSKTDLRGADLRGADLSGADLQEAQLEGADLDGAYLESADLRGAAIAGTTLKGTGLASTRMPDGSVHA